From a single Arthrobacter sp. SLBN-112 genomic region:
- a CDS encoding GAF and ANTAR domain-containing protein has product MNYSLPQAYELPGITGRMISGLLSEEDASKAVQALAYVLKDSIPNSAGAGASIINSRGPSESTGATDKVVLTADKLQYELGQGPCLSAWAEQRPIIIQDTQEETRWPAWAAAVADLPIRSVLSAPLTTKGRQIGALKVYSPRPLAFDDNSVFLIERLTVPAAVLLGRIRDREAAQRMSAELAEALSSRDMISKAQGILIERMNLNSEEALEVLLARSRGESTPLHDVAREILQQAAFE; this is encoded by the coding sequence ATGAACTATTCCCTTCCCCAAGCCTATGAACTCCCCGGAATAACCGGGAGGATGATTAGCGGCCTCCTCAGCGAGGAGGATGCTTCCAAAGCGGTACAGGCCCTGGCGTACGTGTTGAAGGACTCGATCCCGAACTCCGCAGGAGCCGGGGCGTCGATCATCAATTCCCGCGGCCCCAGCGAGAGCACCGGCGCCACGGATAAGGTCGTGCTCACAGCGGACAAACTGCAGTACGAGCTCGGCCAGGGACCGTGCCTCAGCGCTTGGGCAGAACAGCGCCCCATCATCATCCAGGACACCCAGGAAGAGACGCGGTGGCCTGCATGGGCGGCAGCGGTGGCGGATCTTCCCATCCGTTCCGTTCTCAGCGCACCGCTGACCACTAAGGGAAGACAAATCGGTGCCCTGAAGGTCTACTCCCCCCGCCCACTGGCATTTGATGACAACTCGGTCTTCCTGATCGAGCGGCTCACCGTCCCAGCCGCGGTCTTGCTCGGCCGCATTCGGGACCGGGAAGCTGCACAACGGATGAGTGCGGAACTGGCGGAGGCCCTCTCCAGCAGAGACATGATTTCAAAAGCGCAAGGGATCCTGATTGAGCGCATGAATTTGAACTCAGAAGAGGCTTTAGAGGTACTGTTGGCCCGCTCGCGTGGAGAGAGTACACCACTCCATGATGTAGCACGGGAGATTCTCCAACAGGCTGCCTTCGAGTGA
- a CDS encoding SRPBCC family protein, with product MELNSIEREIHIEASPDVVFEVISAPQHVRQWWPDEAAYEPTPGSSGDIVFGDRSAADAKVVALTVVEAEPSRRFAFRWVYDDAEATPENSLLVTFDLVPSGSGTLLRFTETGFRDKGWALAELEQNYSEHVHGWDYFLPRLVTYVTRLVAAR from the coding sequence ATGGAACTCAACAGCATTGAGCGGGAAATCCACATCGAAGCCTCGCCGGACGTGGTCTTCGAAGTGATCAGCGCGCCCCAGCACGTGCGTCAATGGTGGCCCGATGAGGCGGCCTATGAACCGACGCCGGGCTCGAGCGGGGACATCGTCTTCGGCGACCGCTCCGCGGCGGATGCGAAGGTGGTGGCCCTCACGGTGGTGGAGGCCGAGCCCTCGCGACGCTTCGCCTTCCGATGGGTATACGACGACGCCGAGGCCACGCCGGAAAACTCGCTCCTGGTGACGTTTGACCTGGTTCCGTCGGGCTCCGGCACGCTGCTGCGCTTTACCGAGACGGGATTCCGGGACAAGGGCTGGGCGCTGGCTGAACTCGAGCAGAACTACAGCGAACACGTCCACGGCTGGGACTACTTCCTGCCCCGGCTGGTCACGTACGTCACGCGCCTGGTGGCGGCGCGATGA
- a CDS encoding ArsR/SmtB family transcription factor: protein MSLTVDDDLWQAVGDPTRRRMLDLLLAEGGGTATGLSSRLPVTRQAVAKHLEVLHRVGMVNVRPAGRERIYEVSEAQLSRAVEQLSSVGAAWDARLQRIKGIAEAIQRSAERQVPN, encoded by the coding sequence ATGAGCCTGACCGTCGACGACGACCTCTGGCAGGCGGTGGGGGATCCCACCCGCCGGAGGATGCTCGACCTGCTTTTGGCCGAGGGTGGCGGCACCGCGACCGGCCTGAGCAGCCGGCTGCCCGTGACCCGGCAGGCGGTGGCCAAACACCTCGAGGTTCTCCACCGGGTAGGGATGGTCAACGTCAGGCCCGCGGGCCGGGAACGCATCTACGAGGTGAGCGAGGCCCAGCTCTCACGCGCCGTTGAACAGTTGTCGTCGGTCGGCGCCGCATGGGACGCCAGGCTGCAGCGGATCAAGGGAATTGCCGAGGCAATCCAGCGCAGCGCCGAGAGGCAGGTTCCTAATTAA